One genomic window of Actinoplanes lobatus includes the following:
- the mdh gene encoding malate dehydrogenase, whose translation MGKKVTVVGAGFYGSTTAQRLAEYDIFETVVLTDIIDGKPAGIALDINQSRSIEGFETKVVGVSTGPSGEGYEAIAGSDVVVVTAGLPRKPGMSRMDLLEVNAKIVRQVAENIKKYAPNAVVIVVSNPVDEMTALAQLATEFPRNQVFGQAGVLDTARFTNFIAEELNVPVSSVKALTLGSHGDTMVPVPSRCTVDGKPLSDLLPADKIEELVVRTRNGGAEVVALLKTGSAYYAPSAAAARMAKAVAEDSGVVMPVCAWVDGEYGISGVYLGVEAELGAQGIKKVVEDKLTESELAGLKEAAEAVRAKQADVAHL comes from the coding sequence ATGGGCAAGAAGGTAACCGTCGTAGGCGCCGGTTTCTACGGGTCCACGACCGCGCAGCGTCTCGCCGAGTACGACATCTTCGAGACGGTGGTTCTCACCGACATCATCGACGGAAAGCCGGCGGGTATCGCGCTCGACATCAACCAGTCCCGGTCGATCGAGGGCTTCGAGACCAAGGTCGTCGGCGTCAGCACCGGCCCGAGCGGCGAGGGCTACGAGGCCATCGCGGGCTCCGACGTGGTGGTCGTGACCGCTGGTCTGCCGCGTAAGCCGGGCATGAGCCGGATGGACCTGCTCGAGGTCAACGCGAAGATCGTTCGGCAGGTCGCCGAGAACATCAAGAAGTACGCGCCGAACGCGGTCGTCATCGTGGTGTCCAACCCGGTCGACGAGATGACCGCGCTGGCCCAGCTCGCCACCGAGTTCCCCCGGAACCAGGTCTTCGGCCAGGCCGGTGTGCTCGACACCGCCCGGTTCACCAACTTCATCGCCGAGGAGCTGAACGTTCCGGTGTCCAGCGTCAAGGCGCTGACCCTGGGCTCGCACGGCGACACCATGGTGCCGGTTCCGTCGCGCTGCACCGTCGACGGCAAGCCGCTGTCCGACCTGCTGCCGGCCGACAAGATCGAGGAGCTGGTCGTCCGTACCCGTAACGGTGGCGCCGAGGTGGTCGCGCTGCTGAAGACGGGCTCGGCGTACTACGCCCCGTCGGCCGCCGCGGCCCGCATGGCCAAGGCCGTCGCCGAGGACTCCGGCGTGGTCATGCCGGTCTGTGCCTGGGTCGACGGTGAGTACGGCATCTCCGGCGTCTACCTGGGCGTCGAGGCCGAGCTGGGCGCGCAGGGCATCAAGAAGGTCGTCGAGGACAAGCTCACCGAGAGCGAGCTGGCCGGCCTGAAGGAGGCCGCCGAGGCGGTCCGCGCCAAGCAGGCGGACGTCGCGCACCTCTAG
- a CDS encoding NADP-dependent isocitrate dehydrogenase, with the protein MAKIKVKNPVVEIDGDEMTRIIWKQIREQLILPYLDVNLEYYDLSIQYRDETDDQVTIDSANAIKRHGVGVKCATITPDEARVDEFGLKKMWRSPNGTIRNILGGVVFREPIIMKNVPRLVPSWTKPIIIGRHAHGDQYKATDFVAPKAGKFTVTFTPEDGSEPLEFHVADFPAGGVGMAMYNFDESIRDFARASFRYGLARNYPVYLSTKNTILKAYDGRFKDLFAEIFETEFADQFKEAGLTYEHRLIDDMVAAALKWEGGYVWACKNYDGDVQSDTVAQGFGSLGLMTSVLMTPDGQTVEAEAAHGTVTRHYRQWQKGEKTSTNPIASIFAWTGGLKHRGKLDGTPEVTEFAEKLERVCIETVEGGQMTKDLALLIGRDAPWLSTDEFMNALDENLARKLAA; encoded by the coding sequence ATGGCGAAAATCAAGGTCAAGAACCCGGTCGTTGAGATCGACGGCGACGAGATGACCCGGATCATCTGGAAGCAGATTCGTGAGCAGCTGATCCTGCCGTACCTCGATGTGAACCTCGAGTACTACGACCTGTCGATCCAGTACCGGGACGAGACCGACGACCAGGTGACGATCGACTCGGCCAACGCCATCAAGCGGCACGGCGTGGGCGTCAAGTGCGCCACCATCACGCCGGACGAGGCGCGGGTCGACGAGTTCGGCCTCAAGAAGATGTGGCGGTCGCCGAACGGCACGATCCGCAACATCCTCGGCGGCGTCGTCTTCCGCGAGCCGATCATCATGAAGAACGTACCCCGGCTGGTACCGAGCTGGACCAAGCCGATCATCATCGGCCGTCACGCCCACGGCGACCAGTACAAGGCGACCGACTTCGTCGCGCCGAAGGCCGGCAAGTTCACCGTCACCTTCACGCCGGAGGACGGCTCCGAGCCGCTGGAGTTCCACGTCGCGGACTTCCCGGCCGGTGGCGTGGGCATGGCGATGTACAACTTCGACGAGTCGATCCGCGACTTCGCGCGGGCCTCGTTCCGGTACGGCCTGGCCCGTAACTACCCGGTCTACCTCTCCACCAAGAACACGATCCTGAAGGCCTACGACGGGCGTTTCAAGGACCTGTTCGCGGAGATCTTCGAGACCGAGTTCGCGGACCAGTTCAAGGAGGCCGGTCTCACCTACGAGCACCGGCTGATCGACGACATGGTCGCCGCCGCCCTGAAGTGGGAGGGTGGCTACGTCTGGGCCTGCAAGAACTACGACGGCGACGTGCAGTCCGACACGGTGGCCCAGGGCTTCGGCTCGCTCGGTCTGATGACCAGCGTGCTGATGACCCCGGACGGCCAGACCGTCGAGGCCGAGGCCGCCCACGGCACCGTCACCCGGCACTACCGGCAGTGGCAGAAGGGCGAGAAGACCTCGACCAACCCGATCGCCTCGATCTTCGCCTGGACCGGCGGCCTCAAGCACCGTGGCAAGCTGGACGGCACCCCCGAGGTGACCGAGTTCGCCGAGAAGCTCGAGCGGGTCTGCATCGAGACCGTCGAGGGTGGTCAGATGACCAAGGACCTCGCGCTGCTGATCGGCCGCGACGCCCCGTGGCTGTCCACCGACGAGTTCATGAACGCTCTGGACGAGAACCTGGCGCGCAAGCTCGCCGCCTGA